In the Acropora muricata isolate sample 2 chromosome 10, ASM3666990v1, whole genome shotgun sequence genome, one interval contains:
- the LOC136887383 gene encoding leucine-rich repeat-containing protein 40-like has product MSNSPQKEVDKLLESAISFRWPILNLSHRNLTVLPDSLKKLGKVKTLLLNDNRIIMPPMELVTLKNLQVLSLDHNQLTLIPSGFRQLINLRVLCLSHNNLGFLPSEVGQLAFLQELWIVNVQLLSLPPEICNLVHLEKLGAGFNKIKSLPDNFADLKSIKWLSFANNQLSSLPNNFPRLVSLMHLNLSENQFSEFPENLNGLMKLEFLSLRSNFIQSLDGNSVNNLPNLSRVDLRENKLSLLPRSLERLHIFVTGERQVCKDIEDKSLQKLTEVRKRQKATKT; this is encoded by the coding sequence ATGTCCAACTCGCCTCAAAAAGAGGTGGATAAATTGCTGGAGAGTGCCATAAGCTTCAGGTGGCCGATTTTAAATCTAAGTCACCGAAATCTCACTGTGCTTCCCGATTCGTTGAAGAAGCTTGGCAAAGTGAAAACTTTATTACTTAACGACAACAGAATAATAATGCCTCCAATGGAACTTGTTacattgaaaaatttacaagtctTATCACTTGATCACAATCAGTTAACTTTAATTCCTTCAGGATTTCGACAACTTATAAACTTGCGAGTCTTATGCTTGAGTCACAATAATCTGGGATTTTTGCCTTCCGAAGTCGGACAGCTGGCATTTTTGCAAGAATTGTGGATTGTGAACGTACAGCTCCTGTCATTACCACCGGAAATTTGCAATCTTGTTCACTTGGAGAAACTTGGAGCTGGGTTCAACAAGATCAAGTCATTGCCTGATAATTTTGCAGACTTAAAATCTATAAAATGGCTAAGTTTTGCCAATAATCAGCTATCTTCTTTGCCTAATAACTTTCCTCGTCTTGTAAGTTTGATGCATTTGAATCTTTCGGAGAATCAATTTTCCGAGTTTCCTGAGAACTTGAATGGCTTAATGAAATTGGAATTTTTGAGTCTTCGCTCGAACTTTATTCAATCATTAGATGGCAATTCCGTGAACAACCTGCCTAATTTGAGCCGTGTTGACTTGAGAGAGAACAAACTGTCCTTGCTTCCAAGAAGTTTGGAGCGCTTGCATATATTTGTCACAGGAGAAAGGCAAGTTTGCAAGGATATAGAGGACAAAAGCTTGCAAAAATTAACCGAAGTTAGGAAAAGACAGAAAGCAACGAAAACGTGA
- the LOC136887381 gene encoding protein Aster-A-like isoform X2 — MLILWARQVWRFVFGKRARCSKAGPNHRGKMDAVSLKETENNDSTSSTSCVNEFETFADEVTGEIPEVDFRGRIKSERSTSDVDEDSTSISLSQALRTDKTANFLRSLLSGRTPYEDFHRLFKNVPRDQFPINDFSCALSREILLQGRIYISQGWFCFYSNIFGWETEVTIDCRKIQSITREKTAYVVPNAILICTDNEKHFFSSFLSRETVYKLLMQVWGEIKEKQLKADKMKDQNQEDGSDLRQEEKEELEEEDEDDLKNDLEELNDLNAGHSCSANYEEEDKEEEEEEESHSQQTRRTSTERLREDSYSEDVTTKNIKAMPRSSKDQLSPSKSARITSCAGVAMLLASIAETVYSYSQVTFHLVQRLTREQLFYISTFVMIMFLMMCSLFLLHRISTLEPKMLASTAYPPEKILLGQSAYQLWKLRQEIFNAEVVRFKTILAANLNAMTQVRQTLKKLEVDLEERLGRNCSFLDDNVCVQI, encoded by the exons ATGTTAATCTTGTGGGCTAGACAGGTTTGGCGTTTTGTGTTTGGAA AGAGAGCACGCTGTTCCAAAGCAGGCCCGAATCACCGTGGAAAGATGGACGCTGTGTCTTTGAAAGAAACAGAGAACAACGATTCCACAAGTTCCACGAGTTGTGTCAATGAATTTGAGAC ATTTGCAGATGAGGTGACTGGCGAAATTCCAGAGGTAGACTTTCGTGGTAGAATTAAAAG TGAAAGATCCACTTCCGACGTCGATGAAGACTCCACTTCAATATCCCTG TCTCAAGCACTCAGAACAGACAAGACAGCAAACTTCCTGAGG TCCCTACTGTCGGGTAGGACACCGTATGAGGACTTTCATCGCCTTTTTAAGAATGTTCCAAGGGACCAGTTTCCAATAAATG ATTTTTCCTGCGCCCTAAGTCGTGAAATTCTGCTTCAAGGGAGAATCTATATCAGCCAAGGATGGTTTTGCTTTTATTCAAACATATTCGGTTGGGAAACAGAG GTGACGATAGATTGCAGGAAGATCCAGTCGATAACTAGAGAGAAGACTGCTTATGTGGTGCCAAACGCAATCCTTATCTGCACAGATAACGAAAAG CACTTCTTTTCATCATTCTTGTCAAGAGAAACTGTCTACAAGCTTCTCATGCAAGTATGGggtgaaattaaagaaaaacagcTG AAAGCTGACAAAATGAAGGACCAGAATCAG gAAGATGGAAGTGATCTTCGacaagaggaaaaagaagaactggaagaagaagatgaagatgatCTTAAAAATGACCTGGAAGAATTAAATG ATTTGAATGCTGGCCATTCATGCAGTGCTAACTACGAGGAAGAAGataaggaagaagaagaagaagaagaatcacACTCTCAGCAGACAAGAAGAACTTCAACAGAAAGGCTAAGAGAAGATAGTTATTCTGAGGATGTTACAACAAAAAATATCAAGGCAATGCCTCGATCCAGTAAAGATCAACTGTCACCTTCCAAGTCTGCAAGAATTACCAGTTGTG CTGGTGTAGCAATGCTCCTGGCCTCCATTGCGGAAACTGTGTATTCATACTCACAAGTCACTTTTCATTTAGTTCAAAG actTACAAGGGAACAGTTGTTTTATATATCAACTTTTGTTAT gataatgtttttgatgatgtgtAGCTTGTTCCTTCTACATAGAATTTCCACATTGGAACCAAAAATGTTGGCATCTACAGCTTATCCACCTGAAAAAATTCTTCT TGGACAGTCTGCCTATCAACTATGGAAACTGCGTCAGGAAATTTTCAATGCAGAAGTAGTtag GTTTAAAACAATACTAGCTGCTAATTTAAATGCTATGACTCAG GTGCGACAGACACTTAAGAAGCTGGAAGTTGACCTTGAAGAGCGTTTGGGCAGAAACTGTTCTTTCCTTGATGACAATGTTTGTGTACAAATTTGA
- the LOC136887381 gene encoding protein Aster-A-like isoform X1, whose protein sequence is MKLSLFPVTLLLNKAKNKKRRRGGRKRARCSKAGPNHRGKMDAVSLKETENNDSTSSTSCVNEFETFADEVTGEIPEVDFRGRIKSERSTSDVDEDSTSISLSQALRTDKTANFLRSLLSGRTPYEDFHRLFKNVPRDQFPINDFSCALSREILLQGRIYISQGWFCFYSNIFGWETEVTIDCRKIQSITREKTAYVVPNAILICTDNEKHFFSSFLSRETVYKLLMQVWGEIKEKQLKADKMKDQNQEDGSDLRQEEKEELEEEDEDDLKNDLEELNDLNAGHSCSANYEEEDKEEEEEEESHSQQTRRTSTERLREDSYSEDVTTKNIKAMPRSSKDQLSPSKSARITSCAGVAMLLASIAETVYSYSQVTFHLVQRLTREQLFYISTFVMIMFLMMCSLFLLHRISTLEPKMLASTAYPPEKILLGQSAYQLWKLRQEIFNAEVVRFKTILAANLNAMTQVRQTLKKLEVDLEERLGRNCSFLDDNVCVQI, encoded by the exons ATGAAGCTGTCGCTTTTTCCTGTTACACTTCTTCTTAACaaagcgaaaaacaaaaagcgAAGGAGAGGGGGCAGAA AGAGAGCACGCTGTTCCAAAGCAGGCCCGAATCACCGTGGAAAGATGGACGCTGTGTCTTTGAAAGAAACAGAGAACAACGATTCCACAAGTTCCACGAGTTGTGTCAATGAATTTGAGAC ATTTGCAGATGAGGTGACTGGCGAAATTCCAGAGGTAGACTTTCGTGGTAGAATTAAAAG TGAAAGATCCACTTCCGACGTCGATGAAGACTCCACTTCAATATCCCTG TCTCAAGCACTCAGAACAGACAAGACAGCAAACTTCCTGAGG TCCCTACTGTCGGGTAGGACACCGTATGAGGACTTTCATCGCCTTTTTAAGAATGTTCCAAGGGACCAGTTTCCAATAAATG ATTTTTCCTGCGCCCTAAGTCGTGAAATTCTGCTTCAAGGGAGAATCTATATCAGCCAAGGATGGTTTTGCTTTTATTCAAACATATTCGGTTGGGAAACAGAG GTGACGATAGATTGCAGGAAGATCCAGTCGATAACTAGAGAGAAGACTGCTTATGTGGTGCCAAACGCAATCCTTATCTGCACAGATAACGAAAAG CACTTCTTTTCATCATTCTTGTCAAGAGAAACTGTCTACAAGCTTCTCATGCAAGTATGGggtgaaattaaagaaaaacagcTG AAAGCTGACAAAATGAAGGACCAGAATCAG gAAGATGGAAGTGATCTTCGacaagaggaaaaagaagaactggaagaagaagatgaagatgatCTTAAAAATGACCTGGAAGAATTAAATG ATTTGAATGCTGGCCATTCATGCAGTGCTAACTACGAGGAAGAAGataaggaagaagaagaagaagaagaatcacACTCTCAGCAGACAAGAAGAACTTCAACAGAAAGGCTAAGAGAAGATAGTTATTCTGAGGATGTTACAACAAAAAATATCAAGGCAATGCCTCGATCCAGTAAAGATCAACTGTCACCTTCCAAGTCTGCAAGAATTACCAGTTGTG CTGGTGTAGCAATGCTCCTGGCCTCCATTGCGGAAACTGTGTATTCATACTCACAAGTCACTTTTCATTTAGTTCAAAG actTACAAGGGAACAGTTGTTTTATATATCAACTTTTGTTAT gataatgtttttgatgatgtgtAGCTTGTTCCTTCTACATAGAATTTCCACATTGGAACCAAAAATGTTGGCATCTACAGCTTATCCACCTGAAAAAATTCTTCT TGGACAGTCTGCCTATCAACTATGGAAACTGCGTCAGGAAATTTTCAATGCAGAAGTAGTtag GTTTAAAACAATACTAGCTGCTAATTTAAATGCTATGACTCAG GTGCGACAGACACTTAAGAAGCTGGAAGTTGACCTTGAAGAGCGTTTGGGCAGAAACTGTTCTTTCCTTGATGACAATGTTTGTGTACAAATTTGA
- the LOC136887381 gene encoding protein Aster-A-like isoform X5 codes for MNQGKRKLRRRSTVFGRSKDDSFRVTSKARRKGQNSQNRWSLLSGRTPYEDFHRLFKNVPRDQFPINDFSCALSREILLQGRIYISQGWFCFYSNIFGWETEVTIDCRKIQSITREKTAYVVPNAILICTDNEKHFFSSFLSRETVYKLLMQVWGEIKEKQLKADKMKDQNQEDGSDLRQEEKEELEEEDEDDLKNDLEELNDLNAGHSCSANYEEEDKEEEEEEESHSQQTRRTSTERLREDSYSEDVTTKNIKAMPRSSKDQLSPSKSARITSCAGVAMLLASIAETVYSYSQVTFHLVQRLTREQLFYISTFVMIMFLMMCSLFLLHRISTLEPKMLASTAYPPEKILLGQSAYQLWKLRQEIFNAEVVRFKTILAANLNAMTQVRQTLKKLEVDLEERLGRNCSFLDDNVCVQI; via the exons ATGAATCAAggcaaaagaaaattgaggaGACGCAGCACAGTTTTTGGCCGGTCCAAAGATGATAGCTTTCGAGTGACAAGCAAAGCAAGAAGAAAGGGACAAAATTCCCAAAACAGATGG TCCCTACTGTCGGGTAGGACACCGTATGAGGACTTTCATCGCCTTTTTAAGAATGTTCCAAGGGACCAGTTTCCAATAAATG ATTTTTCCTGCGCCCTAAGTCGTGAAATTCTGCTTCAAGGGAGAATCTATATCAGCCAAGGATGGTTTTGCTTTTATTCAAACATATTCGGTTGGGAAACAGAG GTGACGATAGATTGCAGGAAGATCCAGTCGATAACTAGAGAGAAGACTGCTTATGTGGTGCCAAACGCAATCCTTATCTGCACAGATAACGAAAAG CACTTCTTTTCATCATTCTTGTCAAGAGAAACTGTCTACAAGCTTCTCATGCAAGTATGGggtgaaattaaagaaaaacagcTG AAAGCTGACAAAATGAAGGACCAGAATCAG gAAGATGGAAGTGATCTTCGacaagaggaaaaagaagaactggaagaagaagatgaagatgatCTTAAAAATGACCTGGAAGAATTAAATG ATTTGAATGCTGGCCATTCATGCAGTGCTAACTACGAGGAAGAAGataaggaagaagaagaagaagaagaatcacACTCTCAGCAGACAAGAAGAACTTCAACAGAAAGGCTAAGAGAAGATAGTTATTCTGAGGATGTTACAACAAAAAATATCAAGGCAATGCCTCGATCCAGTAAAGATCAACTGTCACCTTCCAAGTCTGCAAGAATTACCAGTTGTG CTGGTGTAGCAATGCTCCTGGCCTCCATTGCGGAAACTGTGTATTCATACTCACAAGTCACTTTTCATTTAGTTCAAAG actTACAAGGGAACAGTTGTTTTATATATCAACTTTTGTTAT gataatgtttttgatgatgtgtAGCTTGTTCCTTCTACATAGAATTTCCACATTGGAACCAAAAATGTTGGCATCTACAGCTTATCCACCTGAAAAAATTCTTCT TGGACAGTCTGCCTATCAACTATGGAAACTGCGTCAGGAAATTTTCAATGCAGAAGTAGTtag GTTTAAAACAATACTAGCTGCTAATTTAAATGCTATGACTCAG GTGCGACAGACACTTAAGAAGCTGGAAGTTGACCTTGAAGAGCGTTTGGGCAGAAACTGTTCTTTCCTTGATGACAATGTTTGTGTACAAATTTGA
- the LOC136887381 gene encoding protein Aster-A-like isoform X4, whose protein sequence is MSLSQERESCSKESDNDEFQIKRKKVRFTVKSKTYEKIRKKLRFIPRILSPMLKFDSPLNESQALRTDKTANFLRSLLSGRTPYEDFHRLFKNVPRDQFPINDFSCALSREILLQGRIYISQGWFCFYSNIFGWETEVTIDCRKIQSITREKTAYVVPNAILICTDNEKHFFSSFLSRETVYKLLMQVWGEIKEKQLKADKMKDQNQEDGSDLRQEEKEELEEEDEDDLKNDLEELNDLNAGHSCSANYEEEDKEEEEEEESHSQQTRRTSTERLREDSYSEDVTTKNIKAMPRSSKDQLSPSKSARITSCAGVAMLLASIAETVYSYSQVTFHLVQRLTREQLFYISTFVMIMFLMMCSLFLLHRISTLEPKMLASTAYPPEKILLGQSAYQLWKLRQEIFNAEVVRFKTILAANLNAMTQVRQTLKKLEVDLEERLGRNCSFLDDNVCVQI, encoded by the exons ATGTCGCTTTCGCAAGAAAGAGAAAGTTGCAGTAAAGAAAGTGACAATGATGaatttcaaattaaaagaaaaaaagtccgATTCACCGTCAAATCAAAAACCTATGAAAAGATACGAAAAAAACTGCGATTTATTCCACGGATTTTAAGCCCAATGCTTAAGTTCGATTCGCCGTTGAACGAG TCTCAAGCACTCAGAACAGACAAGACAGCAAACTTCCTGAGG TCCCTACTGTCGGGTAGGACACCGTATGAGGACTTTCATCGCCTTTTTAAGAATGTTCCAAGGGACCAGTTTCCAATAAATG ATTTTTCCTGCGCCCTAAGTCGTGAAATTCTGCTTCAAGGGAGAATCTATATCAGCCAAGGATGGTTTTGCTTTTATTCAAACATATTCGGTTGGGAAACAGAG GTGACGATAGATTGCAGGAAGATCCAGTCGATAACTAGAGAGAAGACTGCTTATGTGGTGCCAAACGCAATCCTTATCTGCACAGATAACGAAAAG CACTTCTTTTCATCATTCTTGTCAAGAGAAACTGTCTACAAGCTTCTCATGCAAGTATGGggtgaaattaaagaaaaacagcTG AAAGCTGACAAAATGAAGGACCAGAATCAG gAAGATGGAAGTGATCTTCGacaagaggaaaaagaagaactggaagaagaagatgaagatgatCTTAAAAATGACCTGGAAGAATTAAATG ATTTGAATGCTGGCCATTCATGCAGTGCTAACTACGAGGAAGAAGataaggaagaagaagaagaagaagaatcacACTCTCAGCAGACAAGAAGAACTTCAACAGAAAGGCTAAGAGAAGATAGTTATTCTGAGGATGTTACAACAAAAAATATCAAGGCAATGCCTCGATCCAGTAAAGATCAACTGTCACCTTCCAAGTCTGCAAGAATTACCAGTTGTG CTGGTGTAGCAATGCTCCTGGCCTCCATTGCGGAAACTGTGTATTCATACTCACAAGTCACTTTTCATTTAGTTCAAAG actTACAAGGGAACAGTTGTTTTATATATCAACTTTTGTTAT gataatgtttttgatgatgtgtAGCTTGTTCCTTCTACATAGAATTTCCACATTGGAACCAAAAATGTTGGCATCTACAGCTTATCCACCTGAAAAAATTCTTCT TGGACAGTCTGCCTATCAACTATGGAAACTGCGTCAGGAAATTTTCAATGCAGAAGTAGTtag GTTTAAAACAATACTAGCTGCTAATTTAAATGCTATGACTCAG GTGCGACAGACACTTAAGAAGCTGGAAGTTGACCTTGAAGAGCGTTTGGGCAGAAACTGTTCTTTCCTTGATGACAATGTTTGTGTACAAATTTGA
- the LOC136887381 gene encoding protein Aster-A-like isoform X3, translated as MDAVSLKETENNDSTSSTSCVNEFETFADEVTGEIPEVDFRGRIKSERSTSDVDEDSTSISLSQALRTDKTANFLRSLLSGRTPYEDFHRLFKNVPRDQFPINDFSCALSREILLQGRIYISQGWFCFYSNIFGWETEVTIDCRKIQSITREKTAYVVPNAILICTDNEKHFFSSFLSRETVYKLLMQVWGEIKEKQLKADKMKDQNQEDGSDLRQEEKEELEEEDEDDLKNDLEELNDLNAGHSCSANYEEEDKEEEEEEESHSQQTRRTSTERLREDSYSEDVTTKNIKAMPRSSKDQLSPSKSARITSCAGVAMLLASIAETVYSYSQVTFHLVQRLTREQLFYISTFVMIMFLMMCSLFLLHRISTLEPKMLASTAYPPEKILLGQSAYQLWKLRQEIFNAEVVRFKTILAANLNAMTQVRQTLKKLEVDLEERLGRNCSFLDDNVCVQI; from the exons ATGGACGCTGTGTCTTTGAAAGAAACAGAGAACAACGATTCCACAAGTTCCACGAGTTGTGTCAATGAATTTGAGAC ATTTGCAGATGAGGTGACTGGCGAAATTCCAGAGGTAGACTTTCGTGGTAGAATTAAAAG TGAAAGATCCACTTCCGACGTCGATGAAGACTCCACTTCAATATCCCTG TCTCAAGCACTCAGAACAGACAAGACAGCAAACTTCCTGAGG TCCCTACTGTCGGGTAGGACACCGTATGAGGACTTTCATCGCCTTTTTAAGAATGTTCCAAGGGACCAGTTTCCAATAAATG ATTTTTCCTGCGCCCTAAGTCGTGAAATTCTGCTTCAAGGGAGAATCTATATCAGCCAAGGATGGTTTTGCTTTTATTCAAACATATTCGGTTGGGAAACAGAG GTGACGATAGATTGCAGGAAGATCCAGTCGATAACTAGAGAGAAGACTGCTTATGTGGTGCCAAACGCAATCCTTATCTGCACAGATAACGAAAAG CACTTCTTTTCATCATTCTTGTCAAGAGAAACTGTCTACAAGCTTCTCATGCAAGTATGGggtgaaattaaagaaaaacagcTG AAAGCTGACAAAATGAAGGACCAGAATCAG gAAGATGGAAGTGATCTTCGacaagaggaaaaagaagaactggaagaagaagatgaagatgatCTTAAAAATGACCTGGAAGAATTAAATG ATTTGAATGCTGGCCATTCATGCAGTGCTAACTACGAGGAAGAAGataaggaagaagaagaagaagaagaatcacACTCTCAGCAGACAAGAAGAACTTCAACAGAAAGGCTAAGAGAAGATAGTTATTCTGAGGATGTTACAACAAAAAATATCAAGGCAATGCCTCGATCCAGTAAAGATCAACTGTCACCTTCCAAGTCTGCAAGAATTACCAGTTGTG CTGGTGTAGCAATGCTCCTGGCCTCCATTGCGGAAACTGTGTATTCATACTCACAAGTCACTTTTCATTTAGTTCAAAG actTACAAGGGAACAGTTGTTTTATATATCAACTTTTGTTAT gataatgtttttgatgatgtgtAGCTTGTTCCTTCTACATAGAATTTCCACATTGGAACCAAAAATGTTGGCATCTACAGCTTATCCACCTGAAAAAATTCTTCT TGGACAGTCTGCCTATCAACTATGGAAACTGCGTCAGGAAATTTTCAATGCAGAAGTAGTtag GTTTAAAACAATACTAGCTGCTAATTTAAATGCTATGACTCAG GTGCGACAGACACTTAAGAAGCTGGAAGTTGACCTTGAAGAGCGTTTGGGCAGAAACTGTTCTTTCCTTGATGACAATGTTTGTGTACAAATTTGA
- the LOC136887379 gene encoding protein AF-9-like isoform X1 has product MPFLSRSLHEHAYKRGSRLPVRQIQFRTDSDVLKALTNYRKWRKINQLTRDIEVESSSTSEVDLSLEGKQKLLKDPPYQVAEAGYGSFFLPIEVYFKNKEEPRKLRFDYDLFLPVYGSPPIDNIRSEALTFKNPTDEFRRKLVKGGGIVSGLPVANGLNSSSPTRSLLASQHSIDMKDGKGTNNTVDTHLTSQTLTLEKDKPKKNKHDKPICNKTARTQDPVTPGIKRSSSLSGIDDLQLSHSVKKKKKKTEESAVKSSKPVGFIPLELPIPGSDQKGKLEDVKDIKLKIKSLNKKSGSGMGGSAKKKSKEISDAGIANNVSGVSKHKDSSSSKKSKLKSPKEDMKAAKKEDRKLEKITFRRSSGDSWSSSTSTSSLSGNLNGSKNTALNKLLAEIGDDEEGEEEEEDDVDIFKPFSSSAIHTSASHKPPGVAASSPKRPSKNKDTSKGKASANSQGKKTETVKDGSKNGVKSPLTKSPPMKQSPKIKPKDNKDGSSNGQQNSSTHLVQLYKRLVALKDSTVLQKIVDILEGSGRFEITETTLDFDLCALDKSTIKKIENSINR; this is encoded by the exons ATGCCATTTCTCTCAAGATCACTCCACGAGCATGCATATAAACGAGGATCACGACTTCCGGTTAGGCAAATACAGTTTCGGACAGATTCGGACGTGTTGAAAGCGCTGACAAACTACAGGAAATGGAGAAAAATAAATCAACTCACCAGGGATATTGAAGTGGAGTCTTCATCGACGTCGGAAGTGGATCTTTCACTGGAGGGAAAGCAAAAAT TGTTAAAAGATCCTCCATATCAAGTAGCAGAAGCTGGTTATGGGAGCTTTTTCCTGCCAATCGAGGTCTACTTTAAGAACAAAGAAGAACCAAGGAAATTGAGATTTGACTATGACTTGTTTTTGCCTGTGTATGGATCTCCACCTATTGACAATATCCGTAGCGAGGCTTTGACATTTAAGAATCCTACAGACGAGTTTAGAAGAAAGCTGGTGAAAGGGGGAGGAATTGTCTCGGGTTTACCTGTGGCAAACGGACTAAATAG tTCATCTCCTACAAGAAGTTTGCTGGCATCTCAACACAGCATAGACATGAAGGATGGTAAAGGGACAAATAACACTGTGGATACACACCTCACCTCACAGACTCTTACACTGGAAAAGGACAaaccaaaaaagaacaaacatgATAAACCAATATGCAATAAGACTGCCAGAACACAAGATCCTGTTACACCAGGAATAAAAAGATCTTCAAGTTTATCAGGAATTGATGATTTGCAGTTGTCACATTCagtgaagaagaagaaaaagaagacagagGAAAGTGCTGTTAAATCTAGTAAGCCTGTTGGCTTCATTCCTTTGGAGCTACCAATACCAGGAAGTGACCAGAAGGGCAAATTAGAGGATGTCAAGgacattaaattaaaaataaaatctcTGAATAAAAAAAGTGGGAGTGGAATGGGTGGCAGTGCAAAGAAGAAAAGTAAGGAGATTTCAGATGCTGGGATTGCGAACAATGTATCTGGCGTTTCAAAGCACAAAGACTCTTCATCATCCAAAAAATCTAAGTTAAAATCTCCTAAGGAAGATATGAAAGCTGCTAAAAAGGAGGACAGAAAATTAGAGAAGATCACATTTCGCCGGAGCTCTGGGGATAGCTGGTCAAGTAGCACCTCTACATCGAGTTTGTCTGGAAACCTAAATGGTAGCAAAAACACTGCACTGAATAAGTTATTGGCAGAAATCGGGGATGACGAGGAGGgagaggaggaagaagaagatgatgtagatatttttaaacctttttcatCAAGTGCAATACATACTTCAGCATCACATAAACCACCTGGCGTTGCAGCTTCTTCTCCAAAAAGGCCATCGAAAAACAAAGATACTAGCAAAGGCAAGGCTAGCGCCAACTCGCAGGGTAAAAAAACTGAGACTGTTAAGGATGGGAGCAAAAATGGAGTGAAAAGCCCTTTAACCAAGTCACCACCTATGAAACAAAG TCCCAAAATCAAACCTAAAGACAATAAAGATGGAAGCAGCAATGGACAGCAAAATTCTTCAACACATCTTGTTCAATTGTATAAGCGTCTTGTAGCATTAAAAGACTCAACTGTCCTTCAAAAAATTGTTGACATACTAGAAGGGTCGGGTCGCTTTGAGATCACAGAAACAACTTTGGATTTTGACTTGTGTGCTTTGGACAAGTCCACTATTAAAAAGATAGAAAATTCTATCAACAGATAA